One Candidatus Binataceae bacterium DNA window includes the following coding sequences:
- the rpsM gene encoding 30S ribosomal protein S13: MARIAGVELPRGKRVEIALTYIYGIGRSTARKLCLEARVDLDKSSDDLSDDEQVRIRQLIDQRYKVEGDLRREVQQSIKRLMDLGCYRGLRHRRGLPVRGQRTHTNARTRKGPRKIVAG, translated from the coding sequence ATGGCACGCATCGCAGGGGTGGAATTACCGCGGGGCAAGCGCGTAGAAATCGCGTTGACCTATATCTACGGCATCGGGCGCAGCACGGCGCGCAAGCTGTGCCTGGAGGCCCGGGTCGACTTGGATAAAAGCAGCGATGACCTGAGCGATGACGAGCAGGTACGCATTCGGCAGCTTATCGATCAGCGTTACAAAGTGGAGGGGGATTTGCGGCGCGAGGTACAGCAGTCGATCAAGCGCCTGATGGACTTGGGTTGCTATCGCGGTCTGCGCCACCGGCGTGGGCTTCCGGTGCGCGGTCAGCGCACTCATACCAACGCGCGCACTCGCAAGGGGCCGCGCAAAATCGTGGCGGGCA